In Drosophila miranda strain MSH22 chromosome XR, D.miranda_PacBio2.1, whole genome shotgun sequence, the genomic window TTCGCAGACATGATTAAAtttgcctgtgtgtgtgtgagtttttgttttgttttccagAGATGACTCTCAGATGATTGGCAAATTGCTCAAAAAATTCAAGACTCGACTTCAAGGCTAAATATACATAATTCTTGTTGTTGGCTTTGGCTtcatacacacacaaacacacaaagaGAGACCCCGCCTGCTGATAAGATTTTCGGTTAGTTTTTTTCTAACCGGAATTCCAGCAGGGCAGCCACTTCCGTTGTGGATAAGCCAGCTCCCACAGCTCCATCCTCGAGTGGGTTCCCCTGCTGACGATGAGCTTAAGCTTGAGGCCGAAATAGAAACCACTCTTTGCACTTGACTGGAATTAGCCAAAATTCCAAAGGCATGTCATGGCATGGCCAAAAACGAGACAGCTACACAATAAATAAGCCTTAAATGTGGCAATTGTTTATGGCTCAAAGCTCCAAAAACTCGAAAGTAAAGCtagacagagagggagaagagagggagagagagagagagggagcacTGTGATTTGGGTGAGAAATTTCACTGAAAATCCAGTTTCAAGGTTGAACCAGTCGGTGCTGGTTCCCGGGAACAGATTTGACTGGGGATTGTAGTACGTACTTGCGTACGTTTAGTAATTGTTGCGGATCACAGCTGGCAGACAATGGGGGGTAGGGactgggggtgggggtgtTACGGCCGGAGCATCTGGAACTTTGAACTAAACTTTTAGCTAGAACCAATCGTTCTAGCAAGCTTCGCGATCACATAGAATATTTCCCTTTTTGTATTGTTCCGCCTAGAGATTGTTGCGTGGGGGTTAGAGCCGGGTAGCATTTCCTGGGACACAGCCAGATACTGTGTATATAGTTTTTGGACACATGcagtcgtagtcgtagtcgcAGTCGTCGTCATCAACAGTCAACAGACTTTGACTCTgactaaaaaaaaagaaagcaaACTACTGCTGCCAGTGAGCCAAGTACTAAAGAccagacacacacagagaaggagagaaagagagagggagagagacaaagagagagaggaaaacCAGTTTGAGAGCAAGTTTACTTTTTAGTGGCGTTGacgttgtttttgtttctggcTTATAGCCTTGAATGTGCATTTCATGTGgttttctccttttttttttttggcgcgCACTCaggaaaacagaaaacaagtTAAAGCCAAAGTTAGCCAAGTTtttcccccaaaaaaaaaaccaagaaAAACACTGTTTGATAGACAAGTGAAAAGAGACTGCCACCAGACAGCaatccaaagagagagacagagagagagagggagatcgAGAGAACCGTGTCTCTGTAGCGGCTATTTTCTAATTGCTTTTCCGAGCCATTTATTTGCATATCTCTGACACACTTGGCCAATGGTTGGAGCCAATTGGAACGAGTCTGAACGGGGCCTAAATGAGGTGCGGAATGTAGATATCAATTTCCAGACACAGATCCCCATTACTATTCAATCATCGTAGGACGACTGTATTCTCATTCTAAACTCAAATTTTGATGCGACAACTCAAAAACTGAATACAAAATTTCAGCACACAAGTGCCTCACAAGTCTAAAGCACCTTTAAGCCATGGAATCGGCCCCATCGAGCAGTGGCACCGGCTGCAACGTCCCGGCTACGGACACTGAAGATACTGAAGGCCACGTGAGCGCAACAAATGCTGAGCAAAATAATGGACAGAGTGATTCGACTACCACTCAACTGGTTCCGGAGGAAGAGGGGGCTGCTGCCTCCTTCAGTTCCACATCGGACTCCTTGACGGGCAGTTCGCTGCCCAGTGGAAACATTGCAGATCTGAACACTGACTCGCCGGCAGCTGGTGGCAGCTCAAGTGGTGCCGCGGATCGCGAACGCATCGATCCGTCCGTCTATGAGTGCAACATATGCTTCGACACCGCCAACGATGCCGTGGTCACCATGTGCGGGCATCTGTTCTGCTGGCCCTGCCTGCACCAGTGGTTCCTGAGGCGCCCCCTGGTGAAGCTGTGCCCCGTGTGCAAGGGTACGATTGACAATGACAAGGTCATACCAATTTACGGGCGAAATGCCGAGCATCAAGTGGATCCGCGCAACAGGATCCCCACACGACCTGCTGGCCAGCGCCGAGAACCAATGACGGCTCGCTTCGGCCTACGTCGCCCCGGTGGCATTCGCATGCTCGTTGGCACTCCAACCGCGGAAAACCAGGACGCACAGACACTTTCCAAGATGTTCATCTATGTGGCCTTGATCTGCATAGCTTGGCTATTCTTCTCATAACTTGACAAAGACCGATGGAAAacgcacgcacgcacacacacacaataacaacaacaacaacatcaaaaacaaaaacaaaaacaaaaaccattGCTCCAACACTAAAGATTTGCACTCGATTACACAGGTTGTGACGCGTGACGCCGCACAATATGATTGAATCACACACATTGCTAAGAGCTCTTGAAAaactaaataaattaattgtTAAATAAGATACATCATTCAGATTGAACGTGTTTCCAGGGGGGTAGGTTCTCCGTTCCATCCATCGATCCTCTCCTTATCATTTTGGCAAGTGACATTGGCtatttttatacatatatatgtatatatatgtatatagtatgtatgtacatatgtacatatgtgcatatacCATATTTCATATATAGATTCAACAGTAATCAATGATATTTTGTTGGACTATGTGCCAGGGAGATAAGGTTGAAATGGGCTAGaatctatgtacatatatttatagTATTATATAGAATTTGTCATGGCATGGAAAGTGGAATTAGAGGGTGACATCCGTCAGCCAGCAGTCGACAGTCGACAGTCGACAGTCAACAGGTTGGAAAAGATTATAGATAGTATAGCTAGGAATCCCGACTGTATGGGCTATTTCCCCGAGATTAAAATCACTTCAGATGATAGATGTTGCACAAGATTTCAGGCATTTTTTCTATAAATTTTTGCCAGTACAAAATCAAATCAGAATCTCATCGCACTGGCACTTCCTATAGCTACATAAATCGGAGTTGGAAAATCGTATAATACGAAAAATACGAGCAACAAGCACTCCACCACATACCACATCCAGCAGTTGCAAGTTCGGAAAGTCAATTGGCGCTCATCAAGCGTAGTGGAGATCGAGATCCCAGCCCCCTGCAGGGTCTCGTGGGGTCTCCAACCCTTTCAATTAATTACAGGGTAATTTCAACTCCCCCTCATCGGCGGCACTTGAGCAATTACCATTACCATCATTCGAGAATGTTAAGGCTTTATCTTTCTGATTCCCATTcccgtctcgtctcgtctcttTGATTTCCCTTTTGAAATAAtatcaaaaaatacaaaataaaccTTCCGACAGAGATAAGAGTCAGCCCCGGACCaaaagagaagaaaaaaaaagagtgtTCTAAATTCGTTTAATGGCTTTGATTGATTGGATCGGATTGGATTGGGGGGTAGGTAGTCATATAACCATATAATGCggtgattgattgattgactCGCCGTGGAGCCGATTTTGAATGGAATAAACCAAAAGCATTCAAAACTCCAATTGGAAAAAGGAAAGGGAAACAAAGAACAAATAAAAAGTACAGCGCACAAATTGCGCAAAATGCCAAAGAAGCGGAGaaggaaaaccaaaaacatgCGGTGATCGCTAATTGAATACCCTTGCAGACAGATCGCTCCCATAGATCGCTAAGTAGAACGAAGGCATGGCCAAAAACATATACTAGGCATATATAGTAGGTACCTTTGCGATCTGCCCTCTCTTCAAGGGaaacgtatgtatgtatgtacatatgcccgAAACTAAATATACTCTCTGTTTAAAGGGTAtacaaaagcagcagcagcaacaagaacaacacaGACACATACATAGATGCATATGCATATGAATATCTATGCATGCATGTGCATGACTGTGTCTGTAAAAGAACATTCCAAAATGGACCAACGGGGGTCTCCGTCCTCTGCCTCCCTGCCAATAGGAATTGTATTTCGCCTGCAGTTGGACAAGCACTGGGGgagtgttgctgctgcttgcgACTGCATTTTTAGTAATTTCTGCAGGGCATCTGTTTACAGGGGCGTTGGCATTGCATCTCCCCCTCTTTCCCCCCTTTCGCTCTTTCTACGAATCGCCTTGGCCTTGTTGTTGCCGACGCTGCTGCTgaggctgcggctgctgctgctgtcgttgGCCTCTTGGCTGACCCGTTAAGCGCGTAATTGAATTTAAACGGCAATTGTCTTGGCGAAATGCATTTACAGCAAATTGCAAATCACAGCAACGCTGCGCCAGCGCCATCATCAGTTGCTCTCAAACTGCAGCTAACGGTACTGTAGAATGCTTAATGAACGAGCGAGCGAGCAAGCAGGCAAGCAGGCAAGCAGGCAAATGCCAAAGCGGAATGCGGTTTAAAAATAAACCAAGCCCAGAGCGAACGAGCGTGCGAGGGGCAGCGCTATAGAGAGGGAGACAAGCGAAGCCAAAACGTGCTTTGGCTAAGACCCTACTTAGCCTAGTTTACGACCAACagcgagtgagagagagagcctgGCTTTAATGACGTCGCAGACACCTGCACACTGACGCACAgatcgagagagagagagggagagagggaggtAGTGGGGGGCCACTCTCCCTGCATTACGTACTCCATATTTCCATCCCATCCCTCTTGCTTCCCTTCCCTTCGCTAATTTTACGAGCTGGCCACACGCACCCTTTCCGCGTATGTGTGTGTACAGTTTTAGAGTCAATCTCGATCCTCTGCACGCTTATGCAACACGTTGGGTTTATTGGCAGTAAAACCCATATTATTTggtgcttggcttggctttaCAGTTTACAGTGCCTCCCCTCGCATGCACATTAATTCCATTCATTTTGCACTTACCTTTGACAGCCTCGTAGTATCCCAAATCCAGCGTGAATGATTTACGTTATAGTTCTGGCTTACACAAATATCTGTTGCGCCTCTCTTCTATCCTCTTGGGATCTCTCGCTCTGCGTAGATatcctctgctgctgcgctgtgatctctctctttccttgtTGGCTGCTGCGCGGCGGCGACGGCGTCTGCTGTTTAAATTTACATAAATTTCCTTTTTTATTTATCTTTCATTTACAATATTTTCACTTGATTTGGTTCTTTTTACGATCTTTCTCTTCTGATGCTGCTCTTTTCTTGTGTTCGTTAAGAAAAAGATGCAGAAGACGCGTAAGCCACGAAGAAGGTGGGCAGAAGGAGGAGAAAAACCGGAaagttgttattgttgctgctgcggcggcggcggcgttcTTAGcctgttttttgttgtttctgttgctgttggtagAAAAAGCCTCAAAAAAATTCTCTAAAAGAAATCAAAAGAATTGTAGTTTTGGTTTCTGTTTTCGGATGCtgttttttaatttatgcCAAAGAATTTTTGTCACTTGTAATGTTGCTGCCTGCcgccttctgctgctgcgcgGCGACTGCGGCTGACCTTAATAGCAAATTccaatgcacacacacacacacacacacaaacatgaCATACAAGCCGCTTTCACACACAAACACGGTGCTGCGCAAAAACCAGCTTTGTAggtttttttgttggttaAAATTTTTTTGGGCCAGCAATTAGAATTAGCCGCGTTTTAAGCACCGGCCTTAGAagcgcaacagcagcaacaagatcatcagcagcagcaccattTTCTAATTAGCACAGATacaaaaacacaacaaaaaatcaGGCTTAAACACACACCGAGAAAGAGATAGGGATTACGTTTGGTTAATGTCTTAGTAGCTGTTGGTACGGCGCACGGGATTTGTTGATTAACAATTTTTCATAAGTGGCGCGCTTTCGTCCGCGCGCAcgtcttgtttttttttgttgtggaagcagtgtgaccgcggatttattgATAAAATAAACCGTCCGACTCTCAgcaatataccgaaacataccgcctcattttcaaaatataccgtgaAAATACTTACGAATTCAAGtactattttacatattcctcgtttttgatattccgtcgaatattactagctatatagaacattcagccatgcccacataattttatacgattaatgaatcaattttctacttaactggcttattttaaccacttgcttttatttgattttgactaaaacaaggtttaaacaaaatagctcaacaaaaaaatcagtcgcaatgttgctggtatttgaagacatgatgcgtgtataggcctttgtgcaccctatttcgttaattttatatgtagATCAAACGCAATTtattaagaccttttctcaaattgatattccTTAGACATATTAAAGTACATTATaagtatcttgtatatatttatgtcgatcctgatacctactgagccttggaagacaaacattttctcaattctatatcatccatttcccccagggtatgtgtgcatggaattagcaacatgtttgtgtatggagtgagactcattgttgcaatagcgaaactgcggcgaatcGGGTATTGCCTATATTTCAAGCTATTGATGCCCACTTAGCTCTATCCCAtagataaatgcattttctacaagattgcttCTTTTAATTACCTTTacgtattttattttgactaaaatacGGTTTTCAAGTAAATGTTGCCGCAACAGTGTGTATGGAATGTGCAACATTGTGTATGGAAcgagactcattgttgctaaagcgaactgcggcgaactgcggcgaattcaaattcgattcaaaaaacgaccaattctttgttccgttgaataatactatctatatggaacatttagccatgcccactcaattttgtacgattgatgaatcaattctatacatgattggcctattcgaaatacttgcattaattggatttctatataacattgaaaattaaactaataaatgacaaaaataccatttaGCACTAAAAAACACCACATGGGAGCGCGGCGAAAACCAGTTTCTACAGTATGACCCTCAGAACAGCAGcgaaatatacggtctcatttgaaaaatataccgagtGGAGCGCGCCAAATCGAACTTTTTTGAATGTGAGCGACAAGGATTTAAATGTTGTCAACCGGAACTTCAtctatgcccacataattttatacgattaatgaatcaattttctacttaactggcttattttaaccacttgcttttattggattttgactaaaacaaggtttaaacaaaatagctcaacaaaaaaaacagtcgcaatgttgctggtatttgaagacatgatgcgtgtataggcctttgtgcaccctatttcgttaattttatatggAGATCAAACGCAATTtattaagaccttttctcaaattgatatgtttttGACTTATTCATGTgtattattagtatcttgtatatatttatgtcgatcctgatacctactgagccttggaagacaaacattttctcaattctataacatccattttccccagggtatgtgtgcatggaattagcaacatgtttgtgtatggagtgagactcattgttgcaaTAGCCAAACTGCGGCGAATCGGGTATTGCCTATATTTCAAGCTATTGATGCC contains:
- the LOC108151435 gene encoding E3 ubiquitin-protein ligase RNF185-like, giving the protein MESAPSSSGTGCNVPATDTEDTEGHVSATNAEQNNGQSDSTTTQLVPEEEGAAASFSSTSDSLTGSSLPSGNIADLNTDSPAAGGSSSGAADRERIDPSVYECNICFDTANDAVVTMCGHLFCWPCLHQWFLRRPLVKLCPVCKGTIDNDKVIPIYGRNAEHQVDPRNRIPTRPAGQRREPMTARFGLRRPGGIRMLVGTPTAENQDAQTLSKMFIYVALICIAWLFFS